From one Trifolium pratense cultivar HEN17-A07 linkage group LG1, ARS_RC_1.1, whole genome shotgun sequence genomic stretch:
- the LOC123902480 gene encoding uncharacterized protein LOC123902480 isoform X2, whose amino-acid sequence MENVSLWIQKEDLCIDREELSDKHEDSSKSHLKKLIKRIPKHMVSVDEKYLRRCFELVHNCAVKAAQWNIPMSLKATHMEILSESLNSAKSFDGNFVFDCPVATEPGGVVISANTGEEWSLGTVMESESMMNILNSALLQKFGNSDRTENMNRMNFSDAKGLICYDFMDSSSGLSISSSHKLEKGKTLFEQNHNYGTTPVHKRLASTSSATSTCSDGMSSTSTLSQGMIQCTWKRGIPRFIFSADDQKEVYVAKLTKVVDSTDDKALDYVYQFHLNKGTRKGREIADDDLPLVGKMNVSTSFTLCPNNCRIMETEFTFHNIEVYDNTSEYSPQMKNKGMGLKKKVSQVFRTYPSFKNRTLSKLGGLGAVAESCQWDPHAHGGINLLDTNLPSNFEMASIFVKDHLPCNKPQTIGGWGLKFLNKSGVKKTVPSSESCNQNNADCSSSMSILIPAGPHGGPRTRNGGPSSLINRWRSGGHCDCGGWDEGCPLTVLQKRSSNLEIPSQLDTKGECMSVDLVTQGSNDTGSALRMVNVHEGLYYIHFQQPLSALQSFSIAVAIIHMQSPTLRPKSA is encoded by the exons ATGGAAAATGTAAGCTTATGGATTCAAAAAGAGGATTTGTGTATTGATAGGGAAGAATTATCGGATAAACACGAAGATTCTTCGAAGTCACATCTAAAGAAGTTGATTAAAAG GATTCCGAAGCATATGGTAAGTGTGGACGAGAAATATCTTCGTCGATGCTTTGAATTGGTACATAATTGTGCAGTAAAAGCAGCTCAGTGGAACATACCTATGAGCTTAAAAGCGACACACATGGAGATTTTATCAGAAAGCTTAAATTCGGCTAAATCTTTTGATGGAAATTTTGTCTTTGATTGTCCTGTGGCCACTGAGCCTGGAGGTGTAGTTATAAGTGCCAATACCGGAGAAGAATGGAGTTTAGGGACAGTCATGGAGAGCGAGAGTATGATGAATATATTGAATAGTGCTTTGCTTCAGAAGTTTGGTAATTCGGATAGAACTGAGAATATGAACAGGATGAACTTTTCTGATGCTAAAGGATTGATATGTTACGATTTTATGGACTCTTCTAGTGGTTTGAGTATATCTTCATCGCATAAACTCGAAAAGGGAAAAACACTTTTTGAGCAAAATCATAATTACGGAACCACTCCTGTCCATAAAAGGCTTGCTTCCACTTCTAGCGCCACTTCTACTTGTTCTGATGGGATGTCTTCAACTTCTACTCTATCTCAAGGGATGATTCAATGCACTTGGAAGCGAGGGATTCCTCGTTTTATTTTTTCTGCGGACGATCAGAAGGAGGTCTATGTGGCGAAGTTGACAAAGGTAGTAGACTCAACGGATGATAAGGCTTTGGACTATGTGTACCAGTTTCACTTAAACAAGGGCACTCGAAAGGGTCGTGAGATTGCTGATGATGATTTGCCGCTTGTTGGGAAGATGAACGTATCAACAAGTTTCACTCTTTGTCCGAACAATTGTAGAATAATGGAGACAGAGTTCACGTTCCATAACATTGAAGTTTATGACAACACATCAGAGTATTCTCCTCAAATGAAGAATAAGGGGATGGGGCTAAAGAAAAAGGTGTCACAAGTTTTCAGAACTTATCCATCATTCAAAAACAGAACACTCTCAAAATTGGGCGGATTAGGTGCCGTAGCGGAGAGCTGTCAGTGGGATCCACATGCTCACGGTGGAATCAATTTACTAGACACGAATCTTCCGTCAAATTTTGAGATGGCTTCCATTTTTGTAAAAGACCACCTTCCTTGCAATAAGCCGCAAACAATAGGAGGTTGGGGATTAAAATTTCTCAACAAATCCGGCGTAAAGAAAACCGTGCCTTCTTCTGAAAGTTGTAATCAAAATAATGCTGACTGTTCATCGAGTATGAGCATTCTGATTCCAGCAGGCCCTCATGGTGGGCCTAGAACCAGAAATGGTGGTCCATCAAGTTTGATTAATAGATGGAGATCTGGCGGTCACTGTGACTGTGGTGGTTGGGATGAGGGATGTCCACTAACGGTACTTCAGAAAAGATCTAGCAATCTAGAGATTCCGTCTCAGCTAGATACGAAAGGCGAATGCATGTCGGTCGATTTAGTTACTCAG GGTTCGAACGATACCGGCTCCGCTTTAAGGATGGTAAATGTTCACGAGGGTCTATATTATATTCATTTCCAGCAACCTCTTTCTGCACTGCAGTCTTTCTCCATTGCTGTGGCTATAATTCATATGCAAAGTCCTACTCTTCGGCCAAAGAGTGCATAG
- the LOC123902480 gene encoding uncharacterized protein LOC123902480 isoform X1: MENVSLWIQKEDLCIDREELSDKHEDSSKSHLKKLIKRSNSHSSIHVNAIQSQISKGFFKGLFFRHVNGIDNRIPKHMVSVDEKYLRRCFELVHNCAVKAAQWNIPMSLKATHMEILSESLNSAKSFDGNFVFDCPVATEPGGVVISANTGEEWSLGTVMESESMMNILNSALLQKFGNSDRTENMNRMNFSDAKGLICYDFMDSSSGLSISSSHKLEKGKTLFEQNHNYGTTPVHKRLASTSSATSTCSDGMSSTSTLSQGMIQCTWKRGIPRFIFSADDQKEVYVAKLTKVVDSTDDKALDYVYQFHLNKGTRKGREIADDDLPLVGKMNVSTSFTLCPNNCRIMETEFTFHNIEVYDNTSEYSPQMKNKGMGLKKKVSQVFRTYPSFKNRTLSKLGGLGAVAESCQWDPHAHGGINLLDTNLPSNFEMASIFVKDHLPCNKPQTIGGWGLKFLNKSGVKKTVPSSESCNQNNADCSSSMSILIPAGPHGGPRTRNGGPSSLINRWRSGGHCDCGGWDEGCPLTVLQKRSSNLEIPSQLDTKGECMSVDLVTQGSNDTGSALRMVNVHEGLYYIHFQQPLSALQSFSIAVAIIHMQSPTLRPKSA, translated from the exons ATGGAAAATGTAAGCTTATGGATTCAAAAAGAGGATTTGTGTATTGATAGGGAAGAATTATCGGATAAACACGAAGATTCTTCGAAGTCACATCTAAAGAAGTTGATTAAAAGGTCAAACTCTCATTCATCGATACATGTAAATGCTATTCAATCACAAATTAGTAAAGGTTTTTTCAAAGGTTTATTTTTTCGCCATGTTAATGGTATTGACAATAGGATTCCGAAGCATATGGTAAGTGTGGACGAGAAATATCTTCGTCGATGCTTTGAATTGGTACATAATTGTGCAGTAAAAGCAGCTCAGTGGAACATACCTATGAGCTTAAAAGCGACACACATGGAGATTTTATCAGAAAGCTTAAATTCGGCTAAATCTTTTGATGGAAATTTTGTCTTTGATTGTCCTGTGGCCACTGAGCCTGGAGGTGTAGTTATAAGTGCCAATACCGGAGAAGAATGGAGTTTAGGGACAGTCATGGAGAGCGAGAGTATGATGAATATATTGAATAGTGCTTTGCTTCAGAAGTTTGGTAATTCGGATAGAACTGAGAATATGAACAGGATGAACTTTTCTGATGCTAAAGGATTGATATGTTACGATTTTATGGACTCTTCTAGTGGTTTGAGTATATCTTCATCGCATAAACTCGAAAAGGGAAAAACACTTTTTGAGCAAAATCATAATTACGGAACCACTCCTGTCCATAAAAGGCTTGCTTCCACTTCTAGCGCCACTTCTACTTGTTCTGATGGGATGTCTTCAACTTCTACTCTATCTCAAGGGATGATTCAATGCACTTGGAAGCGAGGGATTCCTCGTTTTATTTTTTCTGCGGACGATCAGAAGGAGGTCTATGTGGCGAAGTTGACAAAGGTAGTAGACTCAACGGATGATAAGGCTTTGGACTATGTGTACCAGTTTCACTTAAACAAGGGCACTCGAAAGGGTCGTGAGATTGCTGATGATGATTTGCCGCTTGTTGGGAAGATGAACGTATCAACAAGTTTCACTCTTTGTCCGAACAATTGTAGAATAATGGAGACAGAGTTCACGTTCCATAACATTGAAGTTTATGACAACACATCAGAGTATTCTCCTCAAATGAAGAATAAGGGGATGGGGCTAAAGAAAAAGGTGTCACAAGTTTTCAGAACTTATCCATCATTCAAAAACAGAACACTCTCAAAATTGGGCGGATTAGGTGCCGTAGCGGAGAGCTGTCAGTGGGATCCACATGCTCACGGTGGAATCAATTTACTAGACACGAATCTTCCGTCAAATTTTGAGATGGCTTCCATTTTTGTAAAAGACCACCTTCCTTGCAATAAGCCGCAAACAATAGGAGGTTGGGGATTAAAATTTCTCAACAAATCCGGCGTAAAGAAAACCGTGCCTTCTTCTGAAAGTTGTAATCAAAATAATGCTGACTGTTCATCGAGTATGAGCATTCTGATTCCAGCAGGCCCTCATGGTGGGCCTAGAACCAGAAATGGTGGTCCATCAAGTTTGATTAATAGATGGAGATCTGGCGGTCACTGTGACTGTGGTGGTTGGGATGAGGGATGTCCACTAACGGTACTTCAGAAAAGATCTAGCAATCTAGAGATTCCGTCTCAGCTAGATACGAAAGGCGAATGCATGTCGGTCGATTTAGTTACTCAG GGTTCGAACGATACCGGCTCCGCTTTAAGGATGGTAAATGTTCACGAGGGTCTATATTATATTCATTTCCAGCAACCTCTTTCTGCACTGCAGTCTTTCTCCATTGCTGTGGCTATAATTCATATGCAAAGTCCTACTCTTCGGCCAAAGAGTGCATAG